Within the Solwaraspora sp. WMMA2056 genome, the region TGCGGCCGGAGCGGACAGCTCAGCGCAGGAGGGCTGACAGATGCTGATCCCGCGCAAGCCCCCGAAGGGCTTCCGCAAGCCGCATCACCCGAGCCGTACTGGCGCCGCCAAGGGCGGTACCCGGGTGGTGTTCGGCGAGTTCGGTATCCAGGCGCTCGAGCCGGCGTACGTGACCAACCGGCAGATCGAGTCGGCCCGTATCGCCATGACCCGCCACATCAAGCGTGGCGGCAAGGTCTGGATCACGGTCTTCCCGGACCAGGCGCTGACCAAGAAGCCGGCCGAGACCCGGATGGGTTCCGGTAAGGGCTCACCCGAGTGGTGGGTCGCCAACATCAAGCCGGGACGGGTGCTCTTCGAGATGTCCTTCCCGAACGAGCAGATCGCGCGTGAGGCGATGCGTCGTGCGATTCACAAGCTCCCGATGAAGTGCCGCATCGTGACGCGCGAAGTGGGTGAAAGCTGATGGCAGCGGGCGTTCCGGCCGCCGAGCTGCGTGAACTCTCCGAAGAGGAGCTGGTCACGAAGCTGCGGG harbors:
- the rplP gene encoding 50S ribosomal protein L16 — protein: MLIPRKPPKGFRKPHHPSRTGAAKGGTRVVFGEFGIQALEPAYVTNRQIESARIAMTRHIKRGGKVWITVFPDQALTKKPAETRMGSGKGSPEWWVANIKPGRVLFEMSFPNEQIAREAMRRAIHKLPMKCRIVTREVGES